The genomic region TAACATAAAGAGCGatatgtttgacaaaaaaaataaagaaattattgCTTGGATTTGTTACTATTTTCTAAGTATTACATAGTAACGTTCTTCCTCTTTTAACCAAGAGATATTcaatattattattgttgttattgATATCTAggctgtaattttttttatatattttaaccaaaaattaaaaataaataagtttaCAAATAATCAGCTTTTGGCAATTGGCAGATAGGGAGGCAGACAGCACGCTGGCAAAATAGATGGACAGAACTTTGAAATGCCAACAGTCACTCACCAccgtggattgtctgccctccaaTTTCTATACTCTTTCTGTACATTCTTATTTGTGTGATCACGATTaagccacatcaatattttatattcctattactttttattttattatttctataaaaaattaatataaaatgttgacatggcttaatCGTGATCACATATCATAAGAGGACATGAAGAAAGTATGAAAATAGAAGAGCAGACAATCCCCCTCCCCAAAAAGACACTGTCCCATGGACACGCAAAGATTTTTGAGGTGCTCAGAGCAAGCCCAGCGTGGGCTAAAGCTCGGGGGACAGGGGACAGAACAAGGGCCCGAGGCCCGGTGGATCAGCTCCAGCATGGGCAAGCCTGAGTGAAGGTGGAGGCCCAAGCTCCGGGCCCGTGGggaattgccagcccgagagcctgaggccatgtgacgtcagcctggcgtcaggtaatattaatttttttttgtgtcaggcgcgtgcaccccactcgcgcgtgggggcgcgtcgttgacacaaaatcagaaaaaaaaacctttgtcagttaccgttgggaagccacgtggcttcccacggttcGTTAGATCTCAACAGTtatttaatttggaccgttcgatctcaacggtcaaaaaaaataaaaaagtcttatttaatatccaccgttcgatctgagatcaacggtggatattaatatgctttataaataaaaaaataaaagaaaaaatagttttaaaattaagaaaagttaccgttgtgacacgtggcataatctggagtgttggaattcaaatttttttatatccaatggcatagattaattaattgaataaaaatttaaaaaaatttaaaaaaatttaaaaaaaaatctgaaaagtctgaaaaaatctgaaaaatctgaaaaaatctaaaaaaatctgaaaaatctgaaaaaaattgtaaaaaaaattgtttttacttttctataaatacttcggataatgacacgtgacgcaacgagaacgattaaaaatcttatctgatattacaattaaaattattttgtattattttataaataaaaaaatactaatattttattgcctattgccagggctattgaagtgtaacggtggagatgcaaatgctattgccagggctattactgttcattaggtggattgaatagtgcattgcctggggggagggctccaacgctggagttgctctcagGGATTGCAATTGTTacatcttaatttttaaatggtTAAAAAAAGCAACTACTGATTACTTTGAAACACCCCAAAAAATTCTTTAATCCTTTCATTTCAAAACAGTGTATATTTTgaccaaaacaagaaaataggaCACAAAGCCGCAACATAACATGTCTTACTAATAGAACTTAatacatatttttaattatcGTAATGGTGTGCTCCTATGTACTCGTAATTTATTGAGTTAAGTTCTTTATTTATCAAATTCTTAGACAACATGTCATGATACAACAAGACGGATGACTCAAATCAAATGTGTCTCGCCTTCTCCTTTTggttcagaaagaaaaaatttgCTACTGCTAATCAAAAAAACGAAAAGGTTAGGTTGCTTTGTTGCTCTCATCATGTCTTGCCCTTGACTCATAAATATAAGCTCCACTCGAAGAAAATAAGGTTTTCAATCAaacattttgaaaaaataacaaGCAGATCATTGGCCCAAAAACCTATCATTGATCGAGTATTATCCATATTTATTTAAGCAAAGGCAACTGCAAATGTTCATCAAAGCAGCTACCATCGTACTCGTCCATCCACTTGAAATTGCAAGTTTGCAACCAACGTAACTCTATTTCCTCTCCTAATCTGAATTGAAATGTTAACAGAAAGATGGGAAAATCCTCATTCCGACACCAACCGTGTTCGCAACTGGAATGCCAAAGTAAACTATGATTAATAAACAAATGATTGCGGCACATCAACATGCTCAATTGAaccaaaatttatatatatggcAAACCTTGGAAATTCAGACCCTCTAACAATTTATGGTCATCAGCTCATTGCAACTATAACTTTGCCCTATTTTCAGCTGTTCACGCAGCTACCAAATTATTGCCGTTTTAGTAGCCATCCATATTGAAGTCCACAAGTTACTGAGGTAAACCAGTAGAGCTGTTAGCCATTTCCCTGACCATTGTTTTAACAAACAGTTCCCCTGCCCTATACGAGGACCGGACCTGAAAAATTAATGGATGCAAAGATTTTTTTCATGAAGAATGGTAAACTAAATAACTGCATTCAATCAAGAACAGCAACGAAAGATAATCCACAATATCTATAAACCTGACGTTAATGAACATCTTACCAAGGGGCCACTGGCTACATAACGAAATCCAATAGACTCCCCATATTCCTTCCAGAAAACGAATTTCTCAGGGGCGACATATTCTTTGACAGTCAAATGTAATGGAGTTGGCTGCAACAATTTAAGCAATTTAAAATCAAAATCTTTATCACAAAATTCTACTGGAATGTAACTTAGTCTCATCTGATGATTGCCTCAGAAACAGTAGAAGCGGATTGCTtatggaaaataaaaattaccatGGGCCAGATTACAGCCCTTTTTCAAGCATACAACAAGAATAGACTGTCAAAAATCCAAGTCCAACCTTGGACACTTAAACACAATGACACCAGCCTTACAGTCTGTAAGTTCCACCGTATTTGCATGAAAATAGCCAAAGCTAAATACATGAAAGCTATGCTGGTTTAACCAACCTGTAAATATTGTCCAAGTGTCAATATATCAACATCTATAGCCCTTAAATCAGCCATGGTTTCCCTCAACTCATTGTCTGTTTCTCCCAGGCCCAACATTATAGAAGTTTTTGTTATCATCCCCTTCTTGCTTTGTTTTGCATGTCTTAGAACAGATAAGCTTTGCTCATACCTGCATTACCACATTAAGCAAACTTCTCCAGGCCATTGACTTCATTTCCTAGTATACAACAAATACACACGAAGCCTCAACAAGTATTTGTTATGGTCCTTTTTGGCTATCATTTGTGTGACTTACCTTTTTGATATGGAACTGTTACCTAAAGTACATGAAAGTTTAACCCTAGGTGCATTTTCTATCGTTGAATGTTATCTTAAACTTGGAGCATGCATAGCCCATATGTGTCAAGCCATAGTTCCAAACATGATTTTAGGAGGGAAAGATGGTATGCATTACCCTTATATTATATGTTCGCACAAAAGCATGTCATATGGTGCAACCATCCAAGTCGAACAACGCGTGCACTTCACTACAAATTACGAAATACATAACCGAAAGACTTTGGGAAAAGAGATAAACGAAGATAAGGGGGAGTGCAGCTAGCTTACCCAGCGCGAGGGTCTCTGACAATTCGCTGGAGGCGTTTGACGGTCTCAATGTTGTGTGCAAAAACATCAAGTCCAGAGTAAAGCAGAGTGTGTACAGCCGTCAAGTCACCGCGAAAGTCGGAAGTTAAACACTCAACCATGATGTCAGGCTTGAGAGTCTACAGAGCGAAAAGAGTATGTAAACCTTGTATTGTATATTGTATTGTATATTGTATTGATGAATGTAGAAGAAGTACAACAATCAATAAGTCAATCAAGCAATTAAGagatgattattattattgttattctaAAAGAAAGAAGTTGTCTGTTTCGCATTACTCTATGCTCTTATGAGAGTCTTACGTTAAAAGCTAGATCATCAGACATATAATGCATCCAACCAATCAAAGTAGTGAAACTGAAGCAAGCAAGCTGATTAGTTAGCAAACCAACCAACCTTGAGGGCTTGGACGGTGCGAGCAAAATGTCCGCTTCCACCATCGGCCAGGTCATCGCGATCGACACTGGTTAAAACAATATAATCGACGCCCCAGCTGGCAACGGCGGTGGCAGTGTGGAGAGGCTCCATGGGATCGGGAGGTGGAGGAGTCCGGCTGGTCTTGACGGCACAGAAGCGACAGCCACGGGTGCAGGTGTCTCCGAGGAGCATGATGGTGGCAGTGGAAATGCCATCGCCACCTCCATTCCAACATTCGCCGATGTTAGGGCACTGGGCCTCCTCGCACACCGTCTTGAGATTCAGACGGGACAAGGACTCCTTGACCTCCCCGTACATGTGTCCCTGGGGGGCTTTCTGCCTTAGCCATTCCGCCTTCTTCACATCTGGGTCTCTCCCCGTGTAAGGCcccattcccattcccattcCCACCGCCACCGCCTTACATCGTATTCCTCGTCGTCGTCCTCCTGATCGCACATTCAAGGCAGACATCCGGCCTTTCGGAGCCTCAAATGAGATTGGGCCCACTGGCCAagataatgatgatgatgaaactTGGGATTGCAGCTGAATCATCGTCGTCTTCAATTCTTCCTCAATTTCCTGTCTAGAATAAGTAGATTTCTACAACCcaccaatccaatccaatccaggGGTTTAGGAGTTTGGACTTACTACTCTGCAACTGCAAATACAAGGTCCAGGTGCGAGGGTGAAGGTGTGAACTGTGAAGGAGGAGGGAGAGCTTGTTAGTACCTCAAGGCGCGTTCCAGTCCAATGTTCTTGTAACCTTGCTCCTCCTTGTAACTTCCGTCATGTGTCCATTTGGTTTGGCAGGGGCTGTTACACTTGCTATTCCTACTAATTATTTCCAGTTGTGATGTGCAAATATAtattgttatataaaaaaataaaagaaaattcgtAATTCACTTGACCTATCTAATTTACTATCTTGTCATCGGTATaaatactttttgttttttcataacTTTGTAAGCAAAGGTCCCGAAATTTTGTCATTATAAGAAAATTATCCATAAATCTTGTGGCTTAATAatataactttatttattttctcttttttaatttaactttattatttttttggatattttgattttatttgaagaaaaaccttaattttacaatttatgattaaaaaaaaataaaaagaaatggtTAGTAACTCCCTCTATGTGGTGTTGTTTTGTTTCAACTCTTTTACTAATTTTCtcttatttaataaaattgttCATTTTAATAGTTGTAAAAGGGGAGGAAGATTTTTTGGTATTATGAATATTTCATTAAATTTGTCTTctctctttatatatagagaAGTTATAGATATAAATTATACACGTACAATATGAAAATCCATATTATACAAACCAATAAAAAATGCCTAAAGTAGAAATTTGAGTAAACTACGAGCCCTCTTTCATTTGTCAGGAAACTATGAGCCCTTAATCACCAAATTTACAACCACACGGCAAAGTACAAAAtctaaaaattaccaatatTTGAATGTAGCTAGCATGGACTTATTAGGAGTTACTGAGTCTGAGTTAGCCTAGTAACGTAGGTGGGTAAGAATAATAAGAATATCAATAGGCTAGTCCATGATTCGAAACTTGAAATGTAACAAAAAAGAATAGAAAGTGAAAGTTCATTTAACCCAAATGACCTTCAAACTTGTTTGATACATTGCAGGTAAGAAATATATCCACCATCGAAGCCTTAACGTTCGGCTTCACTGGTATTGCATGGcattttctttgtctttcaCAGATGGACTCCCATCAGCCATTATGGATGGTAGAGATTACGGTAGACTGGACGAAGTTGGACTGCAGGTCGATGATGCCGTCTCAGTCTCAAAATTATAATGTGAAAAAAAGGCAACAACTGTCCTGGTCATGGAACAACACAACAGACGGTGTGCCCAAGCAACTTGTACATCGCCACCTTATATTACTCCGTCCCCACATATATAAGTAATTTCCAAGTACATAAACCCAATAGTATCGTATTTAAAAGTGACGTTCAAACACAACTCTGTGACAAAATTTGGATTTTAAATTCCACATGCTCATGAAACCAAAGAGATTTACGTTTATAAGGCACGCCTTGTGGCTACGTCCTCCTCCTTCACAACTTTTCTTTTCCGTGCCAAACGACGTGGACACGGTGCATGTGAATTAAGTAGAGCCGTGACCAGAATCATCTGAATCTGAACCATCAACCATCTTTTCTAACGAATCTATATCCCCTGCTTCAGAATGCATATGTATCCGTAACTTATCCGCATCTTCACTGGGaacaagagaaaataaaaagagaaaaaacatTAGTTATGAGCGCGGAAAACAGCAATCGTAAAGTTTTGTTCGGATCACAATGGAATGGACATTTCCTTTTCCCTCATTCTTTTACAAGAATTCAAAGAGCTGAAGATTAGGGATAGAGGCCTACTCTGTAACCCCAAATATTTCTTTGACAATTAAGGAGCTATCCCTCGAACAGAACTCTGGAAGCTGCAAAAATTTCCCATGAAGGTTATTGACATACTAAActctaaaaaccctaatttccatGAAAATAATTAACATACCAAACTAAGGGTagataatttacaaaataaccaagatgtaacaaaaaaaatcatcataaaaTGCCTCAAGAACAATGGAGCTTTTTTTGTGATTATCCGCAGATTTCTCAGAAATGCTCTTGTACAAACTTGAGTTCTACTGATGCAGCCAATTTAATCTATAAATTTCCAGGCCACACTAACTCACATCATGCTTCAGCAAAAGTTCAGAATCTTGAGGCTATGGTACCAAAATGACCCATTTCTGTGCCCACAATTCATATTCAATCACTAGAGCAGTGTCACATGTTTCAGCCATCCTCATGCTTCTGACAAAACATGTTTGACCACTCCAAGGAGCATTTGAGGGCAGAAAATTTTTCCAGACAGCCTTCTCATCACAATATACCGGTCACGCTACCAGAACATGAAAAGGGGAATAAGAGGGGGCATAAATATCCTTTGAATACAAGAATTTCTCCAATGTGCGAAAATTGGTAAGGCCGTATTTGGGAACTTAAACAAAATAAGTGCAATATTTTTCTCTTATCACGAGGTAGGTTTCCACGATGTCTGACTGGACATAACCATAACTGGAAGATTACCACAATATGACTATCATGTGACTGTACGAGTAAGATTTCTagagacaaaaaagaaaaaagaaaaggtgagAAAAATTGAAACATACAAAGAGTATGTCAAACTCATAATTTTGGGTATTCAGTCCCTTACCTCTGACAGATAGAAAACCTTTCCAAAAAGGGATTGAACAGCTAATTTTCTCTTGAAACCTCTTTCAGTGTAGCCTGAAACATCCATTACAACTGGGCCTGGAAGTTGAAAACACATTGTCAGCAACTGATAGCAAAGTCTTGGAAGGAATTTCTCCAACTTTTTATGGTATGATTTTGTTAAAAGGTTAAATAGTCAATTAGTTTAATGTATTTTGGAAATCCatgaatgaaaaaaaaccaGACGACACTAACAAGAtggacaacaacaacaaataaaGAAGATAAAATGGCAAAGAGATAATGTCATCAATAGAGTAGTACTGGTAGAAAGAGAGCTATTGGAGCGCACTAGGAGCATCCATCTTTGGTAACTCATAGGTAGGAGGGAGTGGTATACTTTCCCAACATGTCCTCATCAGattatatattttcccatgGAAAAGGCAATATTATGCAATTAGACCATACAAGTTATGAGAGCAGTTCTTCGATGAGTCAGCTTACCCTTGTCTCGTACAAATCTTCTTGAAATTTCATTCAGAATTTCAGCAACTTGAGAATCATCGAACATGGAAGCTTTTCTGAGCTGAATTAAGTTGGAAACCACGTCTGGGTTGAATGGTTTTTCATTCAAAGTATACCGAATGTACTTTCGCAAAATTTCCTCCATGCTAAAACCAGTCTAGAAATTAATAAGCAGTTGTTATCAAACTCAAAGTAGCAAAGTGTaacacaaattaaaattaatagaagGACGCAGTACTCATTCATTGGATAAACAATTTATCAATGTAAGAAGAGATATAcagctgaatttgaaagtgcttCCCCAGAAAAACCATCAatcgaattgaatgaataaataattttgaaGAATAAGACAACAAACGCAATTGCTTGGTTCAGCAGTTGACA from Pyrus communis chromosome 4, drPyrComm1.1, whole genome shotgun sequence harbors:
- the LOC137732130 gene encoding lipoyl synthase, chloroplastic-like, coding for MIQLQSQVSSSSLSWPVGPISFEAPKGRMSALNVRSGGRRRGIRCKAVAVGMGMGMGPYTGRDPDVKKAEWLRQKAPQGHMYGEVKESLSRLNLKTVCEEAQCPNIGECWNGGGDGISTATIMLLGDTCTRGCRFCAVKTSRTPPPPDPMEPLHTATAVASWGVDYIVLTSVDRDDLADGGSGHFARTVQALKTLKPDIMVECLTSDFRGDLTAVHTLLYSGLDVFAHNIETVKRLQRIVRDPRAGYEQSLSVLRHAKQSKKGMITKTSIMLGLGETDNELRETMADLRAIDVDILTLGQYLQPTPLHLTVKEYVAPEKFVFWKEYGESIGFRYVASGPLVRSSYRAGELFVKTMVREMANSSTGLPQ